The Heyndrickxia vini genome contains a region encoding:
- a CDS encoding PPC domain-containing DNA-binding protein: MRQSHSQYNEAKGILLGSLAKDDDLLLGILRQCEKNNIRAGAFQCIGSLKSVNYCILEKVNGEYTYTTPIKESKTVELLSGNGFIGVKEDGSPDIHFHGIFIDEQGKIAGGHFLEGGNSVAVTVEFSVTASSDAVAIREPIPGTEFRVFNFYKEGEK; this comes from the coding sequence ATGAGGCAATCACATTCTCAATATAATGAAGCAAAAGGTATTTTACTAGGAAGTCTTGCGAAGGACGATGATTTGCTATTAGGTATTTTAAGGCAATGCGAAAAAAACAATATCCGTGCGGGAGCCTTTCAGTGTATCGGCTCCTTGAAATCAGTGAATTATTGTATATTAGAAAAAGTGAACGGGGAATACACCTATACAACACCGATTAAGGAAAGTAAAACGGTAGAGCTTCTTAGTGGAAATGGCTTTATCGGTGTGAAAGAGGATGGCAGTCCAGACATACATTTTCATGGAATCTTTATCGATGAGCAGGGTAAAATTGCCGGTGGTCACTTTCTTGAAGGCGGGAACTCGGTTGCTGTTACTGTTGAGTTTTCTGTTACTGCCTCTTCTGATGCAGTAGCAATTCGAGAGCCGATTCCAGGTACAGAATTTCGGGTTTTTAATTTTTATAAAGAGGGGGAAAAGTAG
- a CDS encoding SDR family NAD(P)-dependent oxidoreductase codes for MGKLEGHVAIITGASGGIGGGCAYRLAQEGANIVIVDLIDASEMVAKIVSDFPESKVRTHQIDIRNNDEIQSVVDQTVEEFGKIDILINNAGTCGRVDIEEMTEEIWDRDLNTNLKATFFFTQKVLYPHMVSRGYGRIVNISSISGLNGGHISGFDANSWKGRSGPAYAASKGGVIALTKWVAKELGSKGITCNSVAPGAVESRITSGMAYNLDNQVVKRMGQPEDIAEAVCYFSTPESSYTTGQILRVCGGAVLA; via the coding sequence ATGGGAAAACTTGAAGGTCATGTTGCGATAATTACAGGAGCATCAGGAGGTATTGGCGGTGGATGTGCGTATAGACTTGCCCAAGAAGGAGCCAATATTGTGATCGTAGATTTAATCGATGCAAGTGAAATGGTAGCTAAAATTGTAAGCGATTTCCCGGAAAGCAAAGTTCGAACCCATCAAATTGACATCCGTAATAATGACGAAATTCAATCAGTTGTTGATCAAACGGTTGAGGAGTTTGGAAAAATCGATATTTTAATTAATAATGCAGGAACATGCGGACGTGTTGATATTGAAGAAATGACAGAAGAAATTTGGGATCGCGATCTAAACACGAATTTAAAAGCTACTTTTTTCTTTACGCAAAAGGTCCTTTATCCACATATGGTTTCTCGAGGGTATGGACGAATTGTCAATATTAGCTCGATTTCAGGATTGAATGGCGGGCATATATCAGGATTTGATGCAAATAGTTGGAAGGGGAGATCCGGCCCTGCCTATGCCGCAAGTAAAGGCGGGGTAATCGCTTTAACAAAATGGGTAGCGAAGGAACTAGGTTCTAAAGGTATTACTTGTAATAGTGTGGCACCTGGTGCGGTTGAATCAAGAATTACAAGTGGGATGGCCTATAATCTGGATAATCAAGTCGTGAAGCGAATGGGGCAGCCGGAAGATATTGCAGAAGCAGTTTGCTATTTTAGTACTCCGGAATCTAGCTATACGACTGGGCAAATACTTCGCGTATGTGGCGGTGCAGTATTGGCATAA
- a CDS encoding class I adenylate-forming enzyme family protein has product METIASYAKKAFLTFKNKPAVKYKDIIHTYGELESRTYKIVSFLQGKGVKKGDRIAILMSNRSEHIELDLACAFGGFIKVPLNYRLHPSEHEYMIEQSGAMILIGEEELLNCISLHIPKITVGDMYETLIKESVQSYQEVDIQEDDYFAIMYTSGTTGKPKGVTLSHRNIVSGALSLSLACEISWNDVIGHVAPLTHGSNFLSHAAWLFGLTQVIFDKFDPEDFLDDIYKEKVSVIFLVPTIVNLLVQGKNFDPKKLEHVKSINMAGSPIAASKLSLALDQVGEKFVETYGQVEAPMAITIMPRKELGTHLESCGMTGPFVEMKVVDENGNEVKQGAVGEVICKGPLVMQGYWNNPEATKETLQDGWLYTGDLGWIDDRGFLHLVDRKKEVIISGGLNIYPREIEEVLNKHTSVKETCVIGLPDEKWGEMVSAFIVLREGHTATEEEMLELCKQHLGSFKKPKLIQFIDELPKSSYGKILKKEMKKIYGGVHS; this is encoded by the coding sequence ATGGAAACAATCGCATCTTATGCAAAGAAAGCTTTTCTTACTTTTAAAAATAAACCGGCTGTTAAATATAAAGATATTATCCATACGTATGGAGAATTAGAAAGCAGGACATATAAAATTGTCTCATTTCTCCAAGGAAAAGGGGTTAAAAAAGGTGATCGGATAGCGATTTTAATGTCTAACCGATCTGAACATATTGAACTTGATTTGGCCTGTGCCTTTGGAGGATTTATCAAAGTTCCATTAAATTATAGACTACACCCTTCAGAACATGAATATATGATTGAGCAATCAGGTGCGATGATTCTTATCGGAGAAGAGGAATTACTCAATTGTATTTCGTTACATATCCCGAAAATAACGGTTGGCGACATGTATGAAACACTGATAAAAGAGTCGGTTCAGTCCTATCAAGAGGTAGATATTCAAGAAGATGATTATTTTGCCATTATGTACACATCCGGTACAACAGGCAAACCTAAAGGCGTCACATTATCACACCGCAATATCGTCTCAGGTGCATTGTCATTATCGTTAGCTTGTGAGATTAGCTGGAATGATGTAATTGGTCATGTTGCACCATTAACACATGGAAGTAATTTTCTCTCCCATGCTGCCTGGTTATTTGGGTTAACCCAAGTCATTTTCGATAAATTCGATCCGGAAGACTTTTTAGATGATATTTATAAGGAAAAAGTGAGCGTAATCTTTCTCGTACCAACAATTGTAAATTTACTCGTTCAAGGAAAAAACTTTGATCCGAAAAAGCTAGAGCATGTAAAAAGCATTAATATGGCCGGTTCTCCAATTGCCGCAAGTAAATTAAGCCTCGCATTGGATCAAGTTGGGGAGAAATTTGTCGAAACGTATGGTCAGGTGGAAGCTCCGATGGCGATTACAATTATGCCGCGGAAGGAACTAGGGACTCATCTTGAATCATGTGGAATGACCGGGCCGTTTGTTGAAATGAAAGTAGTGGATGAGAATGGCAATGAAGTGAAGCAAGGTGCTGTAGGAGAAGTCATTTGCAAAGGTCCATTAGTCATGCAAGGTTATTGGAATAATCCCGAAGCAACGAAGGAAACACTTCAAGATGGCTGGCTTTACACAGGTGATTTAGGATGGATAGACGACCGTGGATTCTTGCATCTTGTTGATCGGAAAAAGGAAGTAATTATTTCCGGTGGATTAAATATATATCCGAGGGAAATTGAAGAGGTGCTAAATAAACATACCTCTGTTAAGGAAACCTGTGTAATTGGACTTCCCGATGAAAAATGGGGTGAGATGGTTTCGGCATTTATTGTATTAAGGGAAGGACATACAGCGACAGAAGAGGAAATGCTGGAGCTGTGTAAACAACATTTGGGCAGCTTTAAGAAGCCGAAGCTCATTCAATTCATTGATGAATTACCAAAAAGCTCCTATGGGAAAATTTTAAAAAAGGAAATGAAAAAAATATATGGAGGTGTTCATAGTTGA